CTGGCTCTCCTCGTCGTAGCCGAGGTACTCAAGGAGCATGGCGGCCGAAATGATCGTTGCGGCGGGGTTGGCAACGCCCTCGCCGGCGATGTCAGGGGCGGTGCCGTGGACGGGTTCGAACAGCGCGCGCTCGGAGCCGACGTTGGCGCTTGGCAGGAGGCCGAGACCGCCGACGAGACCGGCTGCGAGGTCAGAAAGCACGTCGCCCGCGAGGTTCGGACAGACGATCACGTCGAACTGTTCGGGGTCGAGACAGACGCGGGTTGCGAAGGCATCCATCAGCACCTCATCGGCGTCGATGCCGTGTTCCTCGGCGACGCGGGCAATCGTATCACGGAAGACGCCGTCCGTCTCGCGCATGACGTTCGCCTTGTGTGCGATGGTAAACCCATCGTAGTCGTTGTCTGCGACGTACTCGCAAGCGAATTCGCCCAAATCCTCAGAGGCTGATTCGGTGACGACACGGGTCAGCGTCGCGACGTCCTGCGTGAGTCGGTCCTCGATGCCCGAGTAGACGCCTTCGGTGTTCTCACGGAGGAAAACGAGATCCGTCTCCGGTCGAACAGCGTCGACGCCGGGGTAGGCTTTCGCCGGTCGAATGTTGACGTACGAGTCGACCGCGTCACGAAGCGGCAGGATGACGTCAGCTGCCGTCTCGCCGGCCGCACCGAACAGCGTCGCATCAGCCGATGCCGCGAGGTCGTAGGTCTCCTGTGGGAGCGCCTCGCCGGTTTCTGCTTTGACCGCGTCGCCTGCGTCGGCTTCGATAAACTCGAACTCGAGGTCGAGCGCCTCGAGGACGTCGACAGCGGCAGGAGTGACTTCTTGACCGATTCCGTCGCCCGGGATAACGGCGATTTCGTGAGTCATGCTCCCATCTCGAGTGGGCGGTAAAAAGAGGGTATCGATGTGTGCGAGCGACCGTTGGATCAGCGCTCGAACTCGCGGCTGCGGGATCGGTCGGTGTCGTAGTCTGACGAACCGTACGAACTCGAGTGTCCGCCGGCCTCGCGGTCAACGTACTCTCCGATGCGGCGTTCGTACTCGTCTTCTGAGATATCGCCGCGGACGTACTGCTCGGTGAGGCGGTCCTGTGGGCTTTGCGGGGTCGACGTCTCAGGACTGCTCCCACCGAGCGAGTCGAGTCCGTAGCCACTCGTATTGTTGGTCGAATCTTTGTTGCGGAGATACGCGACTGCGAGGTAGATGAGCGCGCCGAGGATCAAAATCGGAACGAGCGCCGTGAGAACTCCAACGACAGCCGTGACGATTGCGGACACAATCGCAATCACCACCATCAGCGCGATGAGTCCGACGATCCCCCAGAGGAGTATCTCGGTGAGCGTACTGGCCGCACGAGTATCGGATCGCCACTCCATGTCGGTAGAGGCGGGCAACAGACAGATAAAACTACGGTATGGATTCCTCGCTGAGAAATCACGTCGAGAGACCGGTTTCAGAGCCGGGCTACGCCGTCATGCGCGCTCGAGCCATCGCGCTTAACACGACCGCTGCAAGTGCCGCGACTGTCACACCGACGCCAAACCCTGGAACCGATGATGGCTCCGACAACGACACCGTGACGGCCATCGTTTCCGCGGAGCCGACCGGGTCGGTCTCGAGACTGGCAGGTTCGAACGCCGAGTCGGCTGCGGACGCCTCGAGTGTGTACTGTTCGCCCGTCCCGGGTACAGTGATCTCGAGCACGCCGCTCTCGTCAGTCGTTCCGGCATCGTATGCGCCTCCATCTCGCTTGAGCGAGACGCTCGCGTTCTCAATTGGTTCGTGATCGTCGGTCTCGACCGTGACTGCGAGCGTGGCGTCACCGACGAGCGACACAGACTCCGCTTGAGACTCGGACTCGAGCGTACCAGAGACGGATCGGTTGAGGCTACTATAGCCTGCCGCGTTCACGTGAAGGTCGTACTCGCCAGTCGTGGGCACGTTCTCGAGTTGGTAGCTCCCATTCCCGGTGTGTGTCCCGGCGTACGTTCCCTGCGAGCCGACAGCTTCGACCGTCGCGGTTTCGATGCCGTCGCCGAAGTGGTCGTCCGTCACGTCGACTGTAATCGACCCGCTCCCAGCGAGCGCCACGTCGAGCGTGGTCGTCTCATCCGCCGGAACCGCGACGGTCTCCGTTGTCGCGTCGTAGCCCGGTTTCTCGACAGTAACTGTATACTCTTTTCCGCCCTCGAGTCCAGGGAGTTCGAACGTTCCGTTTGCGGCTGTCGTGCGCTCATAGACGGTCCCGTCGTCGACAACCGTGACCGAGACGTTCGACAGCCCTCCCTCCGTTTTGGCGTCGCTGACGGTCCCCTCGAGCGTTGCGTGCGTCCCAACTTCTTGGAGTGCGGCGTACGTGTCGATGATGCCGTCACCGTAGCGCGTATCTGTCTCGTTGGATTCTCCATCGGGTTTCCAGGCGGTTTTCTCGAGTGCGCGTTTGATCTCATCGGGCTCGAGGTCCTCGGCAGTACCGGCTTGGACGAGTGCAACCGCGCCGGCGACGTGTGGCGCGGCCATGCTGGTGCCACGAGCGTGAGTGTAGCCACCGCCGTCGTTAGTCGTCTCGATGGAGACACCGGGAGCGACGACGTTCGGGACGACGTAGCTGTCGGGCCAGTGGTCAGGGGCGTGCGAGCCCCACGTTGCTGTCGTGTCGATCTCCTCGCCGCCCGAAAAGGATGGCACGCGGTCGCGGTGGTCGACGGCACCGACGCTGATCACGTCCGCAGCATTCCCCGGCGAGAGCGACGTTCCCTCACCGGCGTTGCCGATGCCAGCGACGACGACCGTTCCCGCATCGCGGGCGTTCTCGAGAGCATCGACCGTCGCCGGACCGGGACGTTGCCACCCCAGACTCAGATTGATAACATCGGCATCTTCGGCGAGTGCCCACTCGATACCGGCCAGTACGTTCGAGGACTGGGCACGACAGCGCTCGTCGCAGTCGGTCGCGACAGCCCCGTGTAACAGCGTTGCCTCGGGGGCGACGCCGATATGGTTGCCACTCTTGTTGCCGCCGCCGACGATTCCAGTGACGCGCGTCCCGTGGCCGTCGTAGTCGATTGGCGTCTCCGATGGGTCGTCGTCGAAATCCGCCCAGCCGTCGATATCGAGATCAGGGTGTTCACCGTCGACACCAGAGTCGAGGACGGCAACCGTGGCACCGTCACCCCTCGTGTGGAAGCCGTCCCAGACCTCGGGGACGCGAATCGTCTCAAGGCCGGTCGTGTACGCCGCATCAGTCGTCCCCAGCGATGGTGCTGGCTGGCTATTGGAGGCGTCACTTGCGCTTGCTGCGTTCGCACTCGAGAGCGAGAGGTCCGGGTCAGCCTCGAGTGCGACAACACCCTCGACGCTCGCCAAATCCTCGAGTGGCCGCTCCGCGCGATCCGTCTCGACCGTCACCAGCGCGGCGTTCGTGATCCAGAACCCACGCTCGAGGTGGACGCCCGACGTTGCGTTCGCATACTGCTCGAGTGGCTGCTGGCTTGTCTCTGCGTGGCTCTGTCGTGCATCGATGGAGTCTGCAGTTGCCCCAGCGTGTGTCTCGTCGAACGCCTCGAGTCGGACGAGCACGGACACGGTTCCATTCGCCTCAAGGAGATCGTCATCAATCGGGGCTGGCGCTGTCGTCTCGTCGCCGGTTGAGTGCATCGCTCCGACACTCCCAGCGAGTGCAACAGCGATGACGAACACGACAAGCGTGAGAACGACGACTCCGGCCGCCAACGCACCAGCGCACGGTCGCCGACTCCACTGCACGACAGACATTACTGAATTGGAGACAGTCAGCGCGGTTAAACATGGCTGTTACACTGATGATTGTCTTATCAGCCCTTGCTCGAGGGAACGCAGAGAGAAACATGCTCGAGGAAGGTTCGAAGAGAAACACGTTCGAGGAGAACAGTCGCGTTCTCGAGGCGCTTACGGGTCTCGCGTCAGTCGCCTGCGTCCGTTAGTCTGCGTTCGGAATCGCTGACTCGTCGACGTAAGGCAATGCTTCTGCCTTCTTCTGGACTTCGCCAGCGTTCGACTTCATCAGTGCCGTCGTATCCCAGACGCCTTCGACGAGTGCCTTGCGCTGGGCGTCATCTACGGTGACGTCGATGGTCTCGCCAGCATACGTGACGGTTTCGGCGTCGATATCGATCTCGAGGTCGCCCTCGGGATTCTCGTCGACCCAGTTCTGCAGTTCCTGAATCGTCTCGGCGTCTGCTGTCACGGTCGGAATGCCGAGTGCAAGGCAGTTGCCCGCGAAAATCTCGGCGAAGCTCTCACCGATGATCGCGTCGATTCCCCAGCGCATCAGCGCTTGGGGTGCGTGCTCACGCGAGGAGCCACAGCCGAAGTTGTTGTTGACGACCATCACCGAGGAGTCCTGGAACTGTGACTCGTTGAACGGGTGGTCTTTCTGGTTGTCGTCATCGTCGAAGCGGACATCGAAGAAGGCGAACTCGCCCAGTCCGTCGAACGTGACAACCTTCATGAATCGCGCCGGGATGATCTGATCGGTGTCGATATCGTTGCCCCGAATCGGGACACCCGAGCCAGACACGTACTCGACTTCCGGAATCTCGACTGCATCAGCATCGCTCATGCTGTCGTCACCTCCTTGAGTTCGCGCACGTCAGTAACCTCCCCAGTGATCGCCGCCGCGGCGACCATCTGCGGGTTCATCAGGACGGTGCGGCCGTCCTTGCTGCCCTGACGCCCAACGAAGTTCCGGTTCGAGGAGGAGGCACAGGCCTCGTCACCCTCGAGTTGGTCCTCGTTCATACCGAGACACATCGAACAGCCAGCGTTTCGCCACTCGAAACCGGCTTCCTCGAAGGTGTCTTTGAGGCCTTCCTCCTCGGCAGCCCGCTGGACGCGCTGGCTGCCGGGAACGACCATTGCGCGAACGTCGTCGTCGACCTGTCGGCCTTCGATGATCGCCGCTGCGCGTCGCAGGTCAGGCAGTCGAGCGTTCGTACACGACCCGAGGAAGGTCACGTCGATTTCGTAGCCTTCCATCGTCTCGCCGGGCTCGACGCGCATGTGTTCCTGGGCGCGTCGTGCGGTATCTTGCTTGTCCTCGGGCAGGTCTTCAGGCGCTGGAATCGGCTGCGTGATGCCGATACCCTGTCCCGGAGTCGTCCCCCAGGTGACGACCGGCTCGAGTTCGTTCGCGTCGATGTGGACGACGTCGTCGTAGTCGGCGTCCTCGTCGCTCCGGATCGACTCCCAGTACGGTTTGAGTTCGTCGAACTTCTCGGGGTTGTCCTGGAAGTAGTCCGTCTGCTCGAGCCACTCGTAGGTGGTCTCGTCGGGGTTGACGTAGCCGGCTCGAGCACCGCCCTCGATGGACATGTTACAGATGGACATCCGGCCTTCCATGCCGAGGTTTTCGATGGCCTCGCCGGCATACTCGTAGACGTAGCCGACGCCGCCTTCGGTGCCGAGTCGGCGGATGATCTCGAGGATGATGTCTTTCGCTTCGACACCCTCGCCGAGTTCGCCGTCGACCTGGATCTTGCGGACTTTCTGTTTCTCCATCGCGACGGTGCCCGTCGCGAGCACGTCACGGATCTGGCTGGTGCCGATCCCAAAGGCGAGCGCGCCGAACGCGCCATGCGTCGAGGTGTGGCTGTCGCCACAGACAATCGTCTTGCCGGGCTGGGTCAGTCCCTGCTCCGGGCCGACGACGTGGACAATTCCCTGATCGCCACTGTCGGGGTCCGAAAACTCGATGCCCGCATCACGGACGTTCTGCTCGAGTTCGGACATCATCTCCTCGGCTGCGTCCTCGTCATACGGCCGCGACTGGTCCGAAGTCGGGATGATGTGATCGACCGTCGCGTGGGTCAGTTCAGGAAAGGCAACCTCGAGGTCGCGCTCCTCGAGCATGCCGAAGGCCTGTGGGCTGGTGACCTCGTGGATGAGGTGCAGGCCGATGAACAGCTGGTCCTGCCCGGTTGGCAGTTCGGTGACCTTGTGTTCGTCCCAGACCTTGTCGTACAGGGTTCCCTCGCTCATTCTTCACCCTCTACAGACCGGGTTCCGCGCTCGAAGACGCGGTTTGCATCTTCGGCATCGTGTGGCGGCGTATGGTCGACTTCCGCCATGGTTCGTTCCGTCTCTGATTCGTCGTCAGTCCCCTCAGCGGCCGCTTCTTCGCCCCCGTCCGCCGCGACCGTCGGGCCGCGATGGAACAGGTGGCCAGCACGCCGTCCCGTGTAGGGATTCGAGTGGCTGACGTCGGCCATCGTTCGTGTGGTGTCGTTCTGGTTGTCGCTCATCGTGTCATCACCGTATTAGTCGTCCGCTGGAACTTCCTGTGTCTCAGCGTCGGCGTCTTCCTCGTCTGCCCACGCAAACAGGTCGCGCAGTCGTTCACCGACTTCTTCGATGTCGTGTTCCTGTTCGGCCTGTCGAAGCTGTCCGTAGCTTGGGCGGCCAGCCTGGTTCTCGAGGATCCACTCGCGCGTGAACTCGCCGTTCTGGACTTCCTCGAGGACTTCCTCCATGTTCTCGCGAACCGTGTCGTCGACGATGCGGTCTCCGCGGGTGAGACCGCCGTACTCGGCGGTGTCAGAGACGGAGTTCCACATCTCCATGTTGCCACCTTCGTACATCAGGTCGACGATCAGTTTGAGCTCGTTGAGACACTCGAAATACGCGATTTCGGGCGAGTAGCCTGCGTCGACCAGCGTCTCGTAGCCGTGTTTGACGAGCGACGTCACGCCGCCACACAGCACCGCCTGCTCACCGAAGAGGTCGGATTCGACCTCCTCTTGGAACGTCGTCTCGATGACGCCGGCGCGAGCACAGCCGATTGCCTTCGCGTATGCGAGTGCGCGCTCTTCGGCGTTGCCGGTCGTGTCCTGATAGATCGCGAGCAGACCGGGCGTCCCCTCGTCGTTCTCGTAGTTGCGCCGGACGAGGTGGCCCGGGCTCTTCGGGGCGACCATCGTCACGTCGACGTTTGCGGATGGCTCGATCTGGTCGTAGTGGATGTTCAGCCCGTGGGCGAACTGCAGCGTGTCGCCGTCCTCGAGGTTTGGCTCGATGTCGTTCTCGTAGACCGTTGCCTGGACGGTGTCGGGAACGAGCACGGAGATGTAAGAGGCCTGCGAGACGGCCTCGGCGGGCGTCTCAACGGTGAGACCGTCTGCTTCGGCGGCCGAGCGCGAGGACGAACTCTCGCGCAGCCCAACGATCACGTCGACGCCGCTCTCGTGAAGGTTCAGCGCGTGGGCGTGACCCTGGCTGCCGTAGCCCAGCACGGCCACGGTCTCGTCGTCAAGCGTCGATACGTCTGCGTCATCGTCGTAATAGATCTCGGTGGTGAATTCGTCAGTCATCTGTTGTTGTCTGCGTGTATTGTTGGGTCTGCTGTTGGTTCGCCTCGTCGGCGGCCGATGCAGTTGCGTCTGTGCTCGGGGCTGCTGCCGTCTCGTCAGTCCCGCGTGCGAGCGCCGTCAGCCCGGTTCGGGAAATCTCCCGAATGCCAAACTGGCTAAACGTCTCGACCGCGGCGTTGATCTTCTGGCGCGCACCCGTAATCTCGAACGTCGCCGTTTCCGGACTCGAGTCGACGGTTTTCGCGTCGTACATCTCCGCGACCGCACTGACTGCGGCGGGATCGTGGGCGTCGACTTTCACGAGCGCCAACTCCCGGCGCATCGCATCCGGCTCGAGTTCCCGGACCGAGATGACCGGCAGCAGCTTCCGCAGCTGCTTTTTGATCTGGTCGATCCCGGGGTCGGGCTCTTCGACGACGACGGTGATCCGCGCACGGTCGTCGTCTTTCGTGGGCCCCACTGTCAAACTCTCGATGTTGAACTGCCGCCTCGAGAACAGTCCCGAGACTTCCGCGAGGACGCCGGGTTCGTGTTCGACCAGCGCCGAGATGACGGTCCGGCGGGGCTTGTGGGTCGCCTCGACTTCGGGGTCGATGCGAATTCCTTGCTTGTTGCGCCGTCCCGCTGGCGTCCGTCGCTCTTCCGGTGGTGGCCCCTCGAGTCCCTGCTGGCGTTTCTCGTCTGTCATAGCTGGTCCTCCGTCAGTGCGAACTGGCCGTTGTCGCCGCCGCTTGGCACCATCGGGTAGACGTTTGCCTGCGGATCGATGTGGACATCGATCACGGACGGCCCGTCGTAAGCGATGGCATCCTGAATCGTGTCTGCGACGTCGTCGTACTCATCGATGCGGAAGCCCTGCGCGCCGAACGCTTCGGCGAGTTTGTCGAACTCGGGCATCCAGCCGTAGTCCGACGCGGAGTGACGGCCGTCGAAGAAGGCGTCCTGCCATTGGCGGACCATCCCGATGTACTCGTTGTTGAGCACCGCGACGGTGATATCGAGGTCCTCGCGGACGGCCACGGACAGCCCCTGTAGGGTCATCAGGAACGAGCCGTCGCCGTCGATACAGACGACCTCCTGATCGTCGTCGGCCGCGACACGTGCGCCGATTGCCGCGGGCAGTCCGTAGCCCATCGTCCCGAGTCCATGACTCGAGACCCACGTGCGCGGTTCGGTGTAGGTCCAGTACTGGCAGGCCCACATCTGGTGTTGGCCGACGCCGGTGGTGACGATGGCGTTGTCGCTCGTCGCCTCGTCTAAGGCTTCGACGACGAACTGCGGTTGCACGGGTTCGTCCTCCGGCGTGTCGTAGGCCATCGAGTAATCGGATTTCCACTGCTGGCACTGCGCGCGCCACTTCGTCGCCTGTGGCGAGGCGTCGACGGCCTCTTGGAGCTGTTCGACGACCGTCGCGGCGTCGCCGACCAGTGGGTAGTCCGCGTGGATGTTCTTCGAGATTTCGGCGGGGTCGATGTCGATGTGAATCAGTTCCGCATCGGGGGCGAACGTTTCGATGCCGCCGGTCAGGCGGTCGTCGAACCGAGTCCCGATGCCGATCAGGGTATCACAGTGCGTGACCGCCATGTTGGCGTAGCCGGTGCCGTGCATGCCGGCCATCTCCATCGAGAGTTCGTGATCCTCGGGGAACGAGCCGAGGCCGGGCATCGTCGTGATGACCGGAATCTCGTGTTCGATGGCGAACTCGCGACAGACCTCGCTCGCTTCGGCTTTGATGACGCCGCCGCCAAGCAGCAAGGCGGGGCGTTCGGAGTTCTCGATCCGTTCGGCTGCTGCTTCGACGATCTCCGGATCCGCCTCCTCCTGAACCGTGTAGGTATCAGGGGTTTTTGGCGCGTCAGGTTCGACGTCTGTCTCCGATTTCGTGATGTCTTTCGGCAGGTCGACCAGCGTCGGCCCCGGTCGGCCCTCGCTTGCGAGTGCGAACGCCTCGCTGACGTCGGTCCCGACACGGTCGGGATCGGTCGCGAACGAATTGTTCTTGGTGACTGGCGTCGTGACGCCCGTCGTGTCCGTCTCCTGGAAGGCGTCGTTGCCGACGAACTCCGTCGGCACCTGGCCCGTCAGCGCGACCATCGGATCCGAGTCCATGTCCGCGTCCGCGAGCCCGGTCACGAGATTCGTCGCGCCCGGCCCCGAGGTCGCCAGACAGATGCCCGGCTTCCCCGCGACGATGCCGTAGGCGTCGGCCGCGTGAGACGCGCCCTGCTCGTGGGCCATCGTGATGTGCGTGATATCCGAATCGTACAGTGCGTCGTAGACGGGCATGATCGCCCCGCCTTGCACGCCGAAGGCGTACTCGACGCCCGCGTTCT
The Natronolimnobius baerhuensis DNA segment above includes these coding regions:
- a CDS encoding isocitrate/isopropylmalate dehydrogenase family protein, encoding MTHEIAVIPGDGIGQEVTPAAVDVLEALDLEFEFIEADAGDAVKAETGEALPQETYDLAASADATLFGAAGETAADVILPLRDAVDSYVNIRPAKAYPGVDAVRPETDLVFLRENTEGVYSGIEDRLTQDVATLTRVVTESASEDLGEFACEYVADNDYDGFTIAHKANVMRETDGVFRDTIARVAEEHGIDADEVLMDAFATRVCLDPEQFDVIVCPNLAGDVLSDLAAGLVGGLGLLPSANVGSERALFEPVHGTAPDIAGEGVANPAATIISAAMLLEYLGYDEESQAVHDAVEATLEEGPRTADLGGDASTEDVTNAIIDRL
- the ilvB gene encoding biosynthetic-type acetolactate synthase large subunit, with the protein product MSERAAKITPTDDDEQPDDQITDSATPDAAAETETEADSESTPKPVTNGAESVIRALENAGVEYAFGVQGGAIMPVYDALYDSDITHITMAHEQGASHAADAYGIVAGKPGICLATSGPGATNLVTGLADADMDSDPMVALTGQVPTEFVGNDAFQETDTTGVTTPVTKNNSFATDPDRVGTDVSEAFALASEGRPGPTLVDLPKDITKSETDVEPDAPKTPDTYTVQEEADPEIVEAAAERIENSERPALLLGGGVIKAEASEVCREFAIEHEIPVITTMPGLGSFPEDHELSMEMAGMHGTGYANMAVTHCDTLIGIGTRFDDRLTGGIETFAPDAELIHIDIDPAEISKNIHADYPLVGDAATVVEQLQEAVDASPQATKWRAQCQQWKSDYSMAYDTPEDEPVQPQFVVEALDEATSDNAIVTTGVGQHQMWACQYWTYTEPRTWVSSHGLGTMGYGLPAAIGARVAADDDQEVVCIDGDGSFLMTLQGLSVAVREDLDITVAVLNNEYIGMVRQWQDAFFDGRHSASDYGWMPEFDKLAEAFGAQGFRIDEYDDVADTIQDAIAYDGPSVIDVHIDPQANVYPMVPSGGDNGQFALTEDQL
- the leuD gene encoding 3-isopropylmalate dehydratase small subunit, yielding MSDADAVEIPEVEYVSGSGVPIRGNDIDTDQIIPARFMKVVTFDGLGEFAFFDVRFDDDDNQKDHPFNESQFQDSSVMVVNNNFGCGSSREHAPQALMRWGIDAIIGESFAEIFAGNCLALGIPTVTADAETIQELQNWVDENPEGDLEIDIDAETVTYAGETIDVTVDDAQRKALVEGVWDTTALMKSNAGEVQKKAEALPYVDESAIPNAD
- the ilvC gene encoding ketol-acid reductoisomerase — protein: MTDEFTTEIYYDDDADVSTLDDETVAVLGYGSQGHAHALNLHESGVDVIVGLRESSSSRSAAEADGLTVETPAEAVSQASYISVLVPDTVQATVYENDIEPNLEDGDTLQFAHGLNIHYDQIEPSANVDVTMVAPKSPGHLVRRNYENDEGTPGLLAIYQDTTGNAEERALAYAKAIGCARAGVIETTFQEEVESDLFGEQAVLCGGVTSLVKHGYETLVDAGYSPEIAYFECLNELKLIVDLMYEGGNMEMWNSVSDTAEYGGLTRGDRIVDDTVRENMEEVLEEVQNGEFTREWILENQAGRPSYGQLRQAEQEHDIEEVGERLRDLFAWADEEDADAETQEVPADD
- a CDS encoding S8 family serine peptidase — protein: MSVVQWSRRPCAGALAAGVVVLTLVVFVIAVALAGSVGAMHSTGDETTAPAPIDDDLLEANGTVSVLVRLEAFDETHAGATADSIDARQSHAETSQQPLEQYANATSGVHLERGFWITNAALVTVETDRAERPLEDLASVEGVVALEADPDLSLSSANAASASDASNSQPAPSLGTTDAAYTTGLETIRVPEVWDGFHTRGDGATVAVLDSGVDGEHPDLDIDGWADFDDDPSETPIDYDGHGTRVTGIVGGGNKSGNHIGVAPEATLLHGAVATDCDERCRAQSSNVLAGIEWALAEDADVINLSLGWQRPGPATVDALENARDAGTVVVAGIGNAGEGTSLSPGNAADVISVGAVDHRDRVPSFSGGEEIDTTATWGSHAPDHWPDSYVVPNVVAPGVSIETTNDGGGYTHARGTSMAAPHVAGAVALVQAGTAEDLEPDEIKRALEKTAWKPDGESNETDTRYGDGIIDTYAALQEVGTHATLEGTVSDAKTEGGLSNVSVTVVDDGTVYERTTAANGTFELPGLEGGKEYTVTVEKPGYDATTETVAVPADETTTLDVALAGSGSITVDVTDDHFGDGIETATVEAVGSQGTYAGTHTGNGSYQLENVPTTGEYDLHVNAAGYSSLNRSVSGTLESESQAESVSLVGDATLAVTVETDDHEPIENASVSLKRDGGAYDAGTTDESGVLEITVPGTGEQYTLEASAADSAFEPASLETDPVGSAETMAVTVSLSEPSSVPGFGVGVTVAALAAVVLSAMARARMTA
- the ilvN gene encoding acetolactate synthase small subunit, encoding MTDEKRQQGLEGPPPEERRTPAGRRNKQGIRIDPEVEATHKPRRTVISALVEHEPGVLAEVSGLFSRRQFNIESLTVGPTKDDDRARITVVVEEPDPGIDQIKKQLRKLLPVISVRELEPDAMRRELALVKVDAHDPAAVSAVAEMYDAKTVDSSPETATFEITGARQKINAAVETFSQFGIREISRTGLTALARGTDETAAAPSTDATASAADEANQQQTQQYTQTTTDD
- a CDS encoding SHOCT domain-containing protein translates to MEWRSDTRAASTLTEILLWGIVGLIALMVVIAIVSAIVTAVVGVLTALVPILILGALIYLAVAYLRNKDSTNNTSGYGLDSLGGSSPETSTPQSPQDRLTEQYVRGDISEDEYERRIGEYVDREAGGHSSSYGSSDYDTDRSRSREFER
- the leuC gene encoding 3-isopropylmalate dehydratase large subunit yields the protein MSEGTLYDKVWDEHKVTELPTGQDQLFIGLHLIHEVTSPQAFGMLEERDLEVAFPELTHATVDHIIPTSDQSRPYDEDAAEEMMSELEQNVRDAGIEFSDPDSGDQGIVHVVGPEQGLTQPGKTIVCGDSHTSTHGAFGALAFGIGTSQIRDVLATGTVAMEKQKVRKIQVDGELGEGVEAKDIILEIIRRLGTEGGVGYVYEYAGEAIENLGMEGRMSICNMSIEGGARAGYVNPDETTYEWLEQTDYFQDNPEKFDELKPYWESIRSDEDADYDDVVHIDANELEPVVTWGTTPGQGIGITQPIPAPEDLPEDKQDTARRAQEHMRVEPGETMEGYEIDVTFLGSCTNARLPDLRRAAAIIEGRQVDDDVRAMVVPGSQRVQRAAEEEGLKDTFEEAGFEWRNAGCSMCLGMNEDQLEGDEACASSSNRNFVGRQGSKDGRTVLMNPQMVAAAAITGEVTDVRELKEVTTA